In one window of Ovis aries strain OAR_USU_Benz2616 breed Rambouillet chromosome 5, ARS-UI_Ramb_v3.0, whole genome shotgun sequence DNA:
- the LOC105615213 gene encoding zinc finger protein 561 isoform X2, with product MLENYKNLTTTEWEMQIKSNDLKIQQDTLWEKISNRVQMTRSRNGQELYDCERSKKDISDHFYLRTHRSTENGTNFYEDNQYGKSFHTLHNKPFTGEKSPMFNQCGKAVRLTPDMKTHTGEKPFKCDTCEKAFRLFSLIHVHC from the exons aatgggaaatgcaaattaaatccaaTGACTTGAAAATTCAGCAGGATACTTTGtgggaaaaaatatcaaataggGTACAAATG ACACGAAGCCGCAATGGACAGGAACTGTATGACTGTGAGCGAAGCAAGAAAGACATCAGTGACCACTTTTACCTTAGGACACACAGGAGCACTGAAAATGGAACGAATTTTTATGAAGATAATCAGTATGGAAAGAGCTTCCATACTCTACACAACAAACCCTTTACTGGGGAAAAATCCCCCATGTTTAATCAGTGTGGAAAAGCTGTCAGGCTGACTCCAGATATGAAAacacacactggagagaaaccttttAAGTGTGACACATGTGAAAAAGCCTTTAGGTTGTTCTCATTGATTCATGTTCACTGTTGA